The genomic window TATCCGCACCCATCAGGAAGTGACTGCTCTGAGCGTTGAGGAAAACCGCGTGACCGGCGTTGAAGTCAGTGGCCGTCAACACTACCCGGCCGATATTGTGGTCAGCAATGCTGACCCTTTGCATGTCTATGAAAACTGGCTGCCCATGAAGCGCTGGGGCAAGCTCCTGAATGGTTTTCGGCGGCGCATGAAACAATCCATGGGGCTCTTGGTTGTGTACTTTGTCACCAAGCGCCGCTACACCGAGCTTGAGCACCACACCATCGTATTTGGCGACACCTTCAAGGAAATCCTCGATACCATTTTTGATGATTACGAAGTACCTGAAGATCTGAGCCTATATCTGCACAGGCCCAGCGCCACCGACCCGGAGATGGCGCCGCCAGAGGGCGATGCCTTCTATGTTCTGGCGCCGGTGCCTAACCTTCAGGGCCGTCAGGACTGGGAGACACTCGAACCGCAGATGACTCAGAATATCCTGTCGACCTTGCAGCAGCGCCTGATGCCGGATCTATTTGAACAGCTTGGCGCGACCCACACGGTGTCGCCGCGCTATTTCCACGACGCACTTTCCAGCCCGTTCGGCAGCGGCTTTTCCATCGCCCCGACGCTGACCCAGTCAGCGGGTTTTCGCTACCATAACCGCTCACCGCATTATCAGAACCTCTATTTTGTCGGCGCGGGCACTCACCCTGGCGCCGGGGTGCCTGGTGTGGTGTCGTCGGCCGGCGTGGTGGAAAAGCTGGTCAGGGAAGATCACGCCGTCAGCCGTGAACAACTCACTGCGGTTCAGGACAAGACTGCCGTATGACCACAGCAGCCGCGACCTCCCAGGCCACCCTGCGCCAGCATGGGAAAAGCTTTCACTGGGCAGGATTTTTTCTGCCCCGCGAGCAGCTACAGGATGGCGCGCGGCTGTATCACGTCTGCCGCCAGGTGGATGATATTGCCGATAATGCCGCAACCGATGCAGAGCGCCAGCGCGCTCTAAAAATGCTTACCTGCCTGCAATCCAGGCTAAATGCCCGACCGCAACCCCAGCTGACAGCCGCGGAAACCGGCACTAAGCCAAGCACCGAGTCCAGGCTGTCAAACAGCGAGCAACAACTTGTTAGTGCTCTCGAAGCCGATATTGTTGCGCTGTTTGCGCAGGATTCACGCTGCCTGCACGCCATGCAGGATCTGGTGGCCACCATGGTCATTGACCTCTCCCCCGTTCAGCTTGAGGATGAGCAGGCCCTGCTGGGCTATGCCTACGGCGCTGCGGGTACTGTCGGGGTGATGATGTGCCAGCTGATGGGCGCGCGTGAGCCGGATCACTCCCTGGCCTTTGCGATTGATCTGGGGGTGGCGATGCAGATGACCAATATCGCTCGAGATGTGCTGGAAGATGCCCAACGCGGTCGGGTTTACCTGCCGCAAACTTGGCTGAAGCAGCCGATAACAGCTGACGCTATTGCCCATGGCGAACCACAGGCGCGCCACCAGGCCTGGCAAGCAGTTGGTCAGCTGATTGAACGGGCGGAAGCCTATTACACCAGCGGCTGGCAGGGGCTGGCGTATCTACCCCCGCGTACCCGGCTAGCCATCGGCATTGCCCTGCGGGTGTATCGTCAGATCGGGCGGCGCATTCAAGGTTTAAGCGCAGAGGACTACTGGGCTCAGCGGGTGGTGGTGCCCAAAAGCCGCAAGCTGCAGCAAAGCCTGCTGGCGCTGCCAGCGCTGTTTAACACCTCAGCCGCCTGGCACGATGCGGCCTTGCATCAGCCGCTGGAAGCCCAACTGTCAGGCTATGCGCTGACTCCCAGAACCCTTGACAATACTGCTGCTCCCCAGCCAGAAGCTCATTCGCCTGGAAGGGAACAGCGCCATTCAGGGAAGGCATGACCATGAGCCTGCCAAAGGAAACTGACATTGCCATTCTCGGCGCTGGACTGGCGGGGTTGAGTATTGCCAGCTGGCTGGATGAGCTGGCACCCAAAAACGCAGTAATGCCACGCCTGCATCTGCTTGAAGCCCGCGAAGAAGATACTCACGACCGCACCTGGTGTTTCTGGGATCAAGCTCCTCACCCCTTTGGGGATGCCATCAGCCACCGCTGGCCAAACTGGCAGGTCAGCCATGCAGGTAAAAAGGTGGAATATAGCGATCCCGACCATCCTTACGCCATGCTACCCGCCGATGCCATGCGCCGCTCGGCCTACAACAGGATAGCAATACGCGATGAATTCTCGCTGGTGCGAGGCGTCAAGGTTAATGCCATCGCGCCGCAAAGTGAGTCACTGCGCATCACCACTTCCCAGGGCCAGCTCAACGCCAAGGTGGTGATTGATACTCGCCCGCCGCCATTGAACACGCTGGCAGAATCACAGGGCGTCTGGCAGGTGTTCCACGGCGTGGAAGTTCATCAGCCCCACCACGGCCATGATCTGTCAAAAGTCTGCCTGATGGATTTTCAGGCCGGGCACAGCGGCATCCATTTTGTCTATCTGCTTCCACTGGATGAGCACCACCTGCTGGTAGAGTGGACCTGCTTTGCGGCTGACAGACACAGTGAGGTATGCCAGACCCTGCTGGCGGCCGAGTTACCCTGGATGTTGGCAAGCTGGCTGGATGATCATCTCGGCAAGGGGTGGGTTGTACAGCGCAGCGAAACCGGCTGCCTGCCCATGATGCCGGTCACCCCTCCCAGCCTGAATTCACGCTATCTGTCTGCAGGGATTCGCGGCGGTTGGATGCGCCCGGCGACCGGCTATATGTTTGCCAGCTGCCAGCAGGGGGCCGCCGATGTGGCCAGACAGCTACTCAATGCGCATACTCACAACCGCTGGTATCTGACCCCACCACGCCTGCGCTCACCGGCGCTTGGCTGGATGGACAAGGTCTTTCTACAGGCAATTCGACAGCACCCGGACGCGGCTTCCGGCTGGTTTCTACGCCTGTTCGCCAACACCACGGCAGCTCAGCAGCGGCGTTTTCTGGGTGACCAGCCCAGCGCTGGCGACCTGCTGGCTATCATGCAGGCCTTGCCCCCTGGCCCCTTCATGCGCGCTGCATTGCCGCGTTTTTCAACATCAGGAGGGCACTGATATGCAGGCGACTGACCGTCCACCCGCTTTCTGGCTGTTTCCCATTGGCTTGGTCGTTGCTCTGGGCGTTTCGGCACTGCCCGGCGAATGGCCGCTGTATGCCATCCTTGCGATCAGTACCGCAGTGCTCGGCCTGCCCCATGGCAGCCTGGATACCGCTGTGGCCAAGCAGCATCTACCGCTGAAAGGCCCCTTGCAGTTGGTCGGGTTCCATCTGGGGTATCTGGCACTGGGCGGAGTGGTGCTGGCGATCTGGTGGCAGGCGCCCAATGCGGCATTGGCAGCTTTTCTGCTCTATTCAGCGGTACATTTTGCCGATGATATTGCCGTGCGGATTGGCCATATAGGCGGTACCGCCTATGGGCTTGGGGTGCTGTCACTTCCAGTCACCTTTCACCCTGAACAGGTGCAGCCGCTGTTTGAAATGCTCGGCGCTGATCAGGCCGCTCAGATTGTCGCAGTGGCGCCTTATACCCTGGCACTTGGCGGTGGGGTGTTAGCCATCTGCCTGGCGCTGCGCCCCCAGCGGGCAACCAGCGACTGGCGTGACCCCTTGCTGCTGGCAGCCGGAGCCGCCCTGCTTCACCCGCTGGCCTATTTCATTGCCTACTGGTGTTTTCTGCACAGCCCGCGCCACCTTGAGCTGGCCGCGCGAGATCTGGGCATCTACGGCTGGCGTGAGCGCCTCAAGGCGGTCGCGCCCATCACCCTGGCGACCTACGCCCTGGCTCTGGCCGCCCTACCGTTCCTGATGGAACTGCCCAGTGATGCCGCCCTGATGCGCATCGTTTTTATCGGGCTGGCCGCCTTGACGGTGCCCCACATGGTGTTGGAGCTGATTGCTAGCCCGCGTCGTGCGGGCTAGCTTCATTAGACCAATTTATTGGTAACTCTATAAAATATCGCCGCTGGCCACTTCACACAATAATTCGTCGCGCCAGCGTTCCGCCTGTTCACGTGGAATCCAGGGCAGAATGATCCGCCCTCCGGCGGCGCGCACATCCAGGCTGGCCAGCCCCAGGCGGCGCTGCCAAAGGGGCTGCAGCAGCGACACAGACTGCACACGTGCGGTCGGCACCCAGCGCACAGTGCGCCCAAACACCCCCTGACTAAGCCCCACCCAGCTCGCGTCACGGCACAGTCGCAGGCGCCACCAGCCGAGGGCGGAAACCATGCTGATCACAAGCGCCACCGCCGCCAACGAGACCAGTAAAGAACCCGGCGCCCCTTGCAGCATCAAGGCGCCGATCAAGAGTGCACCCAGCACCCACCAGCGTCCTCCCCCCGTCAACATGGCGCCGATATGCGGACGCTGCCAGTCAGGGCGATGCGGCAAGTGCAGCTCCTGCGCCAGCGCTTCCAGGGCAGGCCTGTTCAGTACCGGCACCACAAAACGCTCGGTGTCCTGACCTGCCTGCCGATCACCGGCCTTGCTGATCACCAGCGAATGACGCCCCAGCAGTCGTCCCATCCAGCTAAGGCGTACCGTCACCATCTGAATGCGCTGCCTGCGCACACTGCGGGTCAACACAGTCGTCAAACCGGCGCGATAGCGGAACTGCTCACCATGGCGCTCCAGCCGATAGCCGTGATAGCGCACCAGCCCCAGCACCACCGAAACCAGCGCCAGTAGCAGCAGCATGCCGAGCAGCAACCCACCAACCGCCAGGAACCGCTGCCCTCCGGCCAAGGACTCGGCGGTCAGCCAGTTCGGCGCGATCACGGCGATGACTTCTTCGAGACGGCGCAGCAGCATCTCTGAAAAAGGCGCCAGCACCGGCAGGATGACCAGCAAGGTATTGTGCATCAGGCCATAGCGCAGCACTTCAGAACGGGGCAGAAAAAGGGTGAAGTCGGCGCTGGCATCGGGCTCTTGCGTCTCTGTTGCCGCGGGGCCCGCCTGGGCACGCACGATCAGAATCTGCTCGCGCAGGGCTTCGGCGCGCGCCGCTGGAATGCCGGACAAATGCAGCGTCTCACCGCTGGCGCCAGCGCTGTCAAGGCTTAGCACGGCCAGCCCAAAGGGCCGATAATACCAGGGCACTTGCACATCGGCCTGCTGAACGCGCTGAAAATCCAGCGTCAGCGTGCGACGTCGAAAGACGCCCTGACGCAACAGGATTCGCTCGTCGCTGACGGCATACAGAAAGGTCAGGTACCAGGCCAGCGCTCCGCCTGACAGCAACACCAGTGCTGCCAGTGGCCCATAATTGATGGCCAGCTGGCGCAGGGTGTCATTGAAAAGCACCACCACCAACAAGGGCGCCAGGTTGGCCGATGCGCCCACCAGCCGACGCAGCCCGTGCAAGGCGAAGAACACAACGGCAACCGGTGACACCCGCTGCCAGTGAACGGGCTGGCAAGAATCGTCGTCAGGCTTCATGCGTCGCCCTCCGCTGCCTCCCGCTCCCCTGCTTCAGGCTCACCCAGTTGCTGTAGCACATGCAGCCTTAGCTGGTCAGCACGCGCCTTTGCCAAGCCTGGAATGGCCAGATCCTGGCCACTGCCACCAGCGGTGTAAACCAGCAGGCGGGCAATACCCAACAAGCGCTCCAGCGGCCCTTGGCTGACTTCCAGATGCTGGATGCGGTTCAGGGTAACCGAGGTGGTACGCCGCCACAGCGCGCCGGTACGCAGGTGCAAGTCATGCTGTCGCAGGCAATAACCGGTCAGCCGATAACGCCTGGGCGCCCAGAACAGGGCCATCAGGATTACAACAACGCCGGGTAGCAGCAGAGCCAGGCTAGCAACCAGCGGCAGGCTGATGGGTAGCTGGTACAGCTGCCACCCAAGGGGCGCAGCCAGTAGCAGGACAGGTAGCAGTGTTAGCCGCAATTGCTTCAGGTAGGCGGGATCTACAGGCTGGAAATCCGCCTCCTGCAGAGGCGTAAAACGGTCTGGTTCAAGTACAGGGTTTGCCTGCTCAGTCATCAGCGATTCTGCCATTTCGTGACTATTTGTGGGCTGTCGCACCCAGGTCATCAGGTGCTGGAACTGATCGCCAGCGGGCAGGCTAGCTCAGGGGTTAACCGGGTTGACGCTTTCTACCTGCAGCAGGCGGCCCGTTTCCCGCGAGAAGCTGAAGTGGCCTTCTACTTCCACTTCCTTGCCCAGATGCGGGGCAATCAGTTCGTGCGGTTTGATTTCCACCCGGTTGAGATCAACATCTTCGATCCAGTAATGCAGCGGCTCATCAAATGAACGCACCCGGCCTTCAGTGACCACCTTTTGCTCGTCATGGGCACTACTATTGGCGACCAGTACGGCGAGTGTGACCTCCCGCGGCTTGTCAGCGTCACTGCCGCATCCAGTCATCAGCAGGGCCATTACCAGCCCAGCGGCCAGTGCCGCCGGGGCAGCGGTGAGTTTTATCCTCATGACGTCCCTCGCATCAGGTGGGCTTGTGCGCTGTTAACGCGCTGGCATCCGCCAGGGGCGGCCGCCACAGGTGGCAAAGTTCTTGCAGTCAGCGGTGCAGCCCC from Halomonas sp. CH40 includes these protein-coding regions:
- a CDS encoding lycopene cyclase family protein, giving the protein MSLPKETDIAILGAGLAGLSIASWLDELAPKNAVMPRLHLLEAREEDTHDRTWCFWDQAPHPFGDAISHRWPNWQVSHAGKKVEYSDPDHPYAMLPADAMRRSAYNRIAIRDEFSLVRGVKVNAIAPQSESLRITTSQGQLNAKVVIDTRPPPLNTLAESQGVWQVFHGVEVHQPHHGHDLSKVCLMDFQAGHSGIHFVYLLPLDEHHLLVEWTCFAADRHSEVCQTLLAAELPWMLASWLDDHLGKGWVVQRSETGCLPMMPVTPPSLNSRYLSAGIRGGWMRPATGYMFASCQQGAADVARQLLNAHTHNRWYLTPPRLRSPALGWMDKVFLQAIRQHPDAASGWFLRLFANTTAAQQRRFLGDQPSAGDLLAIMQALPPGPFMRAALPRFSTSGGH
- a CDS encoding phytoene/squalene synthase family protein — its product is MTTAAATSQATLRQHGKSFHWAGFFLPREQLQDGARLYHVCRQVDDIADNAATDAERQRALKMLTCLQSRLNARPQPQLTAAETGTKPSTESRLSNSEQQLVSALEADIVALFAQDSRCLHAMQDLVATMVIDLSPVQLEDEQALLGYAYGAAGTVGVMMCQLMGAREPDHSLAFAIDLGVAMQMTNIARDVLEDAQRGRVYLPQTWLKQPITADAIAHGEPQARHQAWQAVGQLIERAEAYYTSGWQGLAYLPPRTRLAIGIALRVYRQIGRRIQGLSAEDYWAQRVVVPKSRKLQQSLLALPALFNTSAAWHDAALHQPLEAQLSGYALTPRTLDNTAAPQPEAHSPGREQRHSGKA
- the crtI gene encoding phytoene desaturase family protein, with the translated sequence MNTSDAFAAHSSADSVSHTNKAVVIGSGFGGLAIALRLLSDGWNVELLERHGDLGGRARVFHLDGVAFDAGPTVITAPFLFEELFERFGEKFDQHVTLLPVEPFYRMDYSDGSYFDYKSTTDEIMAEIERLAPGTSNRYNDFLTATEKMYQRGFVDLAEQPFTKVTDMLKVLPDLVRLRADKSLYTFVSRFFDDERLRRAFSVPSLLVGGHPFRTSSLYGLIHALERRGGVWFPKGGTGALVTALAELFQRHGGVIRTHQEVTALSVEENRVTGVEVSGRQHYPADIVVSNADPLHVYENWLPMKRWGKLLNGFRRRMKQSMGLLVVYFVTKRRYTELEHHTIVFGDTFKEILDTIFDDYEVPEDLSLYLHRPSATDPEMAPPEGDAFYVLAPVPNLQGRQDWETLEPQMTQNILSTLQQRLMPDLFEQLGATHTVSPRYFHDALSSPFGSGFSIAPTLTQSAGFRYHNRSPHYQNLYFVGAGTHPGAGVPGVVSSAGVVEKLVREDHAVSREQLTAVQDKTAV
- a CDS encoding glucose-inhibited division protein B translates to MRIKLTAAPAALAAGLVMALLMTGCGSDADKPREVTLAVLVANSSAHDEQKVVTEGRVRSFDEPLHYWIEDVDLNRVEIKPHELIAPHLGKEVEVEGHFSFSRETGRLLQVESVNPVNP
- a CDS encoding PH domain-containing protein → MTEQANPVLEPDRFTPLQEADFQPVDPAYLKQLRLTLLPVLLLAAPLGWQLYQLPISLPLVASLALLLPGVVVILMALFWAPRRYRLTGYCLRQHDLHLRTGALWRRTTSVTLNRIQHLEVSQGPLERLLGIARLLVYTAGGSGQDLAIPGLAKARADQLRLHVLQQLGEPEAGEREAAEGDA
- a CDS encoding Brp/Blh family beta-carotene 15,15'-dioxygenase; protein product: MQATDRPPAFWLFPIGLVVALGVSALPGEWPLYAILAISTAVLGLPHGSLDTAVAKQHLPLKGPLQLVGFHLGYLALGGVVLAIWWQAPNAALAAFLLYSAVHFADDIAVRIGHIGGTAYGLGVLSLPVTFHPEQVQPLFEMLGADQAAQIVAVAPYTLALGGGVLAICLALRPQRATSDWRDPLLLAAGAALLHPLAYFIAYWCFLHSPRHLELAARDLGIYGWRERLKAVAPITLATYALALAALPFLMELPSDAALMRIVFIGLAALTVPHMVLELIASPRRAG
- a CDS encoding PH domain-containing protein; this translates as MKPDDDSCQPVHWQRVSPVAVVFFALHGLRRLVGASANLAPLLVVVLFNDTLRQLAINYGPLAALVLLSGGALAWYLTFLYAVSDERILLRQGVFRRRTLTLDFQRVQQADVQVPWYYRPFGLAVLSLDSAGASGETLHLSGIPAARAEALREQILIVRAQAGPAATETQEPDASADFTLFLPRSEVLRYGLMHNTLLVILPVLAPFSEMLLRRLEEVIAVIAPNWLTAESLAGGQRFLAVGGLLLGMLLLLALVSVVLGLVRYHGYRLERHGEQFRYRAGLTTVLTRSVRRQRIQMVTVRLSWMGRLLGRHSLVISKAGDRQAGQDTERFVVPVLNRPALEALAQELHLPHRPDWQRPHIGAMLTGGGRWWVLGALLIGALMLQGAPGSLLVSLAAVALVISMVSALGWWRLRLCRDASWVGLSQGVFGRTVRWVPTARVQSVSLLQPLWQRRLGLASLDVRAAGGRIILPWIPREQAERWRDELLCEVASGDIL